From the Tripterygium wilfordii isolate XIE 37 chromosome 6, ASM1340144v1, whole genome shotgun sequence genome, one window contains:
- the LOC120000495 gene encoding regulator of G-protein signaling 1, whose protein sequence is MAGCAVKGGCPTDYLAIAISVVAFVLLLWRAIFPFLVHKLPRSNSSAFWIPIIQVFASFNLLLSIVMSVDFINFERRHWWQSCYFWAGWVEGPFGFGLLLACRIAQAYQLYCIFVKRRLPLIRSYVFLLLTLLPWIAGAAVIHVRKAFNDRCHMGTLWIIPAVSLHTLFVAALVGFTAAIRHIEFRFDELRDLWRGILVLASAIGVWVTSYILNEIHDDISWLQVVSRFFLLIAASILIVVFFSISSSQPLLSQISLRRKDSKEAIEFERMGQALGIPDSGLLLQREPAVIDPNESLDKLLLGKRFRQSFMAFADSCLAGESVHFYDEVHERDKIPVDDSVRRIYMSRHIIEKYIVAGAALEVNVSHRTRQEILMTLDLTHPNLFNKAINELIQLMKTNLAKDYWSSMFFIKFKEEARMRSNDHDLEQLGGWNFSPRLSSVHGVDDPFHQEHFLKGSGRESEESDQQ, encoded by the exons ATGGCTGGCTGTGCCGTCAAAGGAGGCTGCCCCACAGATTACTTGGCCATTGCCATATCCGTCGTCGCTTTCGTTCT GCTTCTCTGGCGGGCAATTTTTCCATTTTTGGTTCATAAGCTTCCTCGTAGTAATAGCAGTGCCTTTTGGATTCCTATAATTCAAGTTTTCGCTAGCTTCAACCTTCTGTTGTCGATTGTG ATGTCTGTCGATTTCATTAATTTTGAAAGAAGGCACTGGTGGCAATCTTGCTATTTTTGGGCAG GCTGGGTTGAAGGTCCCTTTGGATTTGGTCTGCTACTAGCCTGTCGCATAGCGCAGGCCTACCAACTATACTGCATATTTGTCAA GAGGCGACTACCCCTTATCAGATCTTATGTTTTTCTTCTGCTAACTCTATTGCCATGGATTGCTGGGGCTGCAG TTATCCATGTAAGGAAGGCTTTTAATGATCGGTGTCACATGGGGACTCTTTGGATCATCCCGGCTGTCTCTCTTCATACATTGTTTGTTGCTGCTTTGGTTGGATTCACAGCAGCAATACGACATATAGAATTCAGATTTGATGAACTCAGGGACCTGTGGCGGGGAATTCTCGTTTTGGCATCAGCCATTG GAGTATGGGTTACTTCTTATATTCTGAATGAAATTCATGATGACATTTCATGGCTTCAGGTCGTCTCCAGATTCTTTCTTTTAATCGCG GCAAGTATCCTCATAGTGGTTTTCTTCTCTATATCAAGCTCACAGCCTCTGCTATCACAAATTAGTTTGAGGAGAAAAGATTCAAAAGAGGCTATAGAATTTGAAAGAATGGGTCAGGCTCTTGGCATACCAGATAGTGGATTACTATTGCAAAGAGAACCAGCAGTTATAGATCCCAATGAGTCGCTGGATAAGCTTCTCCTTGGCAAAAGATTCCGTCAGTCCTTCATGGCATTTGCGGACAG TTGTTTGGCTGGCGAGAGTGTGCATTTCTACGATGAAGTGCATGAACGTGATAAGATTCCTGTAGATGACTCTGTAAGAAGGATCTACATGTCACGACATATTATTGAGAAGTACATAGTTGCAG GTGCAGCCTTGGAGGTGAACGTATCTCATCGAACGCGACAAGAAATCTTGATGACTTTGGATCTTACACATCCCAATCTATTTAATAAAGCAATAAATGAGTTGATACAACTAATGAAAACA AACTTGGCAAAAGATTACTGGTCATCCATGTTTTTCATCAAGTTCAAAGAAGAAGCCCGCATGAGATCTAATGACCATGATTTGGAACAACTTGGCGGCTGGAACTTTTCGCCTAGGTTGAGTTCTGTCCATGGTGTCGATGATCCATTTCACCAAGAACATTTTCTTAAGGGCTCTGGCCGCGAAAGTGAAGAATCAGACCAACAGTGA